From Lagopus muta isolate bLagMut1 chromosome 15, bLagMut1 primary, whole genome shotgun sequence, the proteins below share one genomic window:
- the CEP20 gene encoding centrosomal protein 20 isoform X3, which yields MATIAELKAVLKDTLEKRGALGQIKARIRAEVFNALDDQSEPRPPLSHENLLINELIREYLEFNKYKYAASVLTAEAGQPEVPLDRQFLVKELNIIEDANGKSV from the exons ATGGCGACGATAGCGGAGCTGAAAGCAG TTTTAAAGGACACACTGGAAAAAAGAGGAGCCTTGGGGCAAATAAAAGCGAGGATCAGAGCTGAGGTGTTCAATGCGTTGGATGACCAGAGCGAACCGCGGCCGCCGCTGTCTCACGAGAACCTCCTGATCAATGAGCTGATCCGTGAATACCTGGAATTCAACAAGTACAAATACGCAGCgtctgtgctcactgcag AAGCTGGCCAGCCTGAAGTGCCCTTGGATAGACAGTTTCTTGTCAAGGAGCTGAACATCATTGAAGATGCAAATGGAAAATCAGTGTAA